Sequence from the Streptomyces sp. NBC_00440 genome:
GTCCTGACGGGTCCGATGCCGCTTGGTTCGGCGTCAGTTGTGGCGGTCGGGCCCGTGCTGCCGGGCAGGTCGGTGTGGTCACCCTGGTATGTGGTCATCCGGGTCACGTTAGAACCTGGACGGAGCATCCCGCAGGGCGGGACCCGGCAACGGCCGCCACTCTCTGCCCATGATCACTGCGCGTACATCCCGCAAGGCCCTTTCGCTGACGGCCCTCGTCTGCGCCCTGGCCACGGCGCTCCCCTCAAGTGCCGTCGCATCCGGCCCGCGCGACACCCCGGACACCGGGGCGGCCCACCGGACCGCCTCGGCCTGGCTCCCTTACTGGGACCAGGAGAACGCCTATCAGGACGCCCTCCGCCACGCCGGTCAACTGCACACCGTCAGCCCCTTCTGGTACAAGGCCGCAGCCGCGGACCGCATCGAAGGACATCCCGGCGCGGGCGACGCACGCATCATCACCGGACTGCACCGGGCCGGGATCGACGTCGTCCCCACGGTCATGGACATGGACACCATGAAGCCGGGCGAGCTGGCGAGGATCCTCACCACACCCGCACTGCGCGCCGCGCACACCGCGGCCCTGGTCCGGCTCGCGCGGAGCCACGGCTATGACGGCATCGACCTCGACTACGAGACCATCACCACCACCGCCACTCCGGAGTACCGGAAAGTGCGGTCCGCCTACGCTGCCTTCGTCACCGGCCTCTGCGCGAAACTGCACGCCGCGCGGAAGCAGTGCGTCGTCACCGTCTCGCCGCAGACGGCCGCCACGGGCCGGATCTGGGACTACGCCGCGATCGGCCGGGCCGCCGACCGGATGCGCATCATGGCGTACGACCTGCACTGGTCGGGCGGCCCGCCCGGCCCTCTCTCCAGTACGGCCTGGTACGGCGAGATCCTGCGCCGGGCGACCGCCGTCGTACCCCCGGGAAAGATCGAGATGGCGCTGCCCGGCTACGGCTGGGACTGGCCGGCCGACGGCAGCCGCTCGGCCCGGCACGTGACCTGGAAGCAGGCCGAGGCGCTGCGCCGCAAGGTGGGCGCGCCCTATGCGCTCGACCCGGCGTCGGGCACCCCGCACTTCACGTACCGGGACGGGGACGAGCCCAGGGCCGTCTGGTACCAGGACGCGCGGGGCGCCTCCGTGCAGCTGGCGGCGGTACGCAAGTACGGGGTGCACAACACCTCCCTCTGGGCGCTCGGTTTCGAGGACCCGGGCCTCTGGAAAGTGCTCGCCCGGCAGTGAACCGGCCCGGCGGAGAACGTGGCCCGGCGTTGACACAGAGGGAAGGCGGGCAGAGACTCGGGCGGTAAACCGTCATGAACGATTGTTCACTTGGCGAACGGCCGGGTGGCATGGGAGAGGTCCGATGAGCATCCGCGACGTGTACATCGTCGACGCAGTCCGCACGCCGGTCGGGAAATTCGCGGGGGCGCTCTCCGGGGTGCGCCCCGACGACCTGGCGGCCCACGTCGTCAGGTCGCTCGTGGACCGGACCCCGGACCTCGACCCGTCCCGTATCGACGATGTGTACTTCGGCGACGCGAACGGCGCGGGTGAGGACAACCGCGACGTGGCCCGGATGGCCGTGCTGCTGGCGGGACTTCCGGTCTCCGTCCCCGGTGTCACCGTCAACCGGCTCTGCGGCTCCGGGCTCGAAGCCGTCATCCAGGCGGCCCGCGCCGTCGCGGTGGGCGACGCATCGGTGGCCGTGGCCGGCGGGGTCGAGTCGATGTCGCGGGCACCCTGGGTACTGCAGAAACCCGAACGCGCCTTCCCGGCCGGACACCAGCAGCTGCACTCCACGACGCTCGGCTGGCGGATGACCAACTCCCGGATGCCGGAGGAGTGGACCGTGCCGCTCGGCGAGGGCGCCGAACTCATCGCCGACAAGCACGGCATCAGCCGGGAGCAGCAGGACGCCTTCGCCCTGGCCAGCCACGGCAAGGCGGCCGCGGCCTGGGACGCGGGTCACTACGACGGGGAGGTCGTGGCGTACGACGGTGTCGACCTCGTACGCGACGAGTGCATCCGCGCCGAGTCGAGCATGGAGGCGCTCGCCCGGCTCAAGCCCGCCTTCCGCAAGGACGGCACCGTCACCGCGGGCAACGCGTCCCCGCTCAACGACGGCGCGGCCGCCCTGCTGCTGGTCGACGACGAGGGACTGCGCGCCACCGGCCGGGAACCGCTCGCCCGCATCCGGGCGTCCGCTGTGACCGGTGTCGAGCCGCAGCTCTTCGGGCTGGGCCCGGTCGAGGCGGTCCGGCGGGCTCTCGCCAAGGCGGGCAGGGAATTCGCGGACCTCACCACCTTCGAGCTGAACGAGGCGTTCGCCGCCCAGTCGCTCGGCTGCCTGGCCGAATGGCCGGAACTCGACCCGGCCGTCGTGAACCCGCGCGGCGGCGCCATCGCGATCGGCCACCCGCTCGGCGCGTCCGGTGCGCGGCTCGCGGGGTCGGTCGCGCACCAGCTGGCCGCGGCCGGCTCCGGCACCGGGCTGGCAGCCCTCTGCATCGGCGTCGGCCAGGGCCTCGCGCTCGTACTCGAACGCTGAGTGGCGCGGGGCAGGCCGGGTGTCGCTGATCGCACGGCAACGCTGAGCACCGCGACGCGGAAGGACTCAGGCCGGGGTTCCGGTGGACAGGCATCGCCCGCCCACCGGAACCCGGGCCGGACCCCCGGGGTCTTCCGCCGGGGGCCTTGCGTGATCCGAAACGAGCGGCGCTACGCCTCCTTCGCGTTCTCCACCGACTTGCGGACCTCGTCCATGTCCAGCGCGCGGGCCTGTCCGATCACATCCTCCAGAGCGGCTTCCGGCAGAGCGCCGGGCTGCGAGAAGACCGCGACATTGTCACGCACGATCATCAGGGTGGGGATGGAGCGGATCTCGAAGGCCGCGGCCAGTTCCTGCTGGGCCTCCGTGTCGACCTTCGCGAAGACGAGATCGTCGTGCCGCTCCGAAGCGCCCTCGTATACCGGGGCGAACTGACGGCACGGTCCGCACCAAGAAGCCCAGAAGTCGATGAGGACGAAGTCGTTGTCGGTCACGACGTCGTCGAAGTTTTCCTTGGTGAGCTCGACCGTGGTCATGCTGTGCCCGCCTTTCGTGGCTGACCGGTGTGTTCGCCCGCGTCAACCGTGGTGTTCGCTGTCGTATTCCGACTGCCCATGTGGCCGCTCGGCACACCCCGTACCAGACTGGCCCCTATGACCGATGGCATGAAGAACACGGTGTACGACGTGGTGGTGATCGGCGCGGGCCCGGTCGGCGAGAACGTGGCGGACCGTGCCCGCGCCGGCGGCCTGAGCACGGCGGTGGTCGAGAGCGAACTGGTCGGCGGCGAGTGCTCGTACTGGGCGTGCATGCCGAGCAAGGCCCTGCTGCGCCCGGTGACGGCGCGCGCCGACGCGCGCAGGGTCCCCGGACTGCGCGGAGCGGTGCGGGGGCCGCTCGACGTGGCCGAGGTACTCGCCCACCGGGACGCCTACGCCTCGCATTGGAAGGACGACGGCCAGGTCGCCTGGCTGGCGGACATCGGAGTGGATCTCTACCGCGGCCAGGGCCGGCTCACCGGCAGGAGGACGGTCGTCGTCACCGGTCCGGCGGGGGAGCAGCGGCAGCTGACCGCACGGCACGCGGTCGCCGTGTGCACCGGGAGCCGCGCGGTCATCCCTGAGCTGCCCGGACTTGCCGGCGCCCGGCCCTGGACCAGCCGTGAGGCGACCAGCGCGCGGGCGGTACCCGGACGTCTGGTGATTGTCGGCGGGGGAGTGGTGGCCACCGAGATGGCCACCGTCTGGCAGGCCCTCGGCTCCCGCGTGACGATGCTGGTGCGCGGCGGAGGGCTGCTGCCGAGGATGGAGCCCTTCGCGGGCGAGCTGGTGGCATCGGCGCTCAAGGAGGCCGGGGCGGACCTGCGGTTCCACACGTCCGCCGCCTCGGTCGAGCGGGGGGATGGACCGGTGACCGTGGTGCTGGAGGGCGGAGAGCGGATCGAGGCCGACGAGATCCTCGTCGCCACCGGCCGAGCCCCGCGCACCGACGACATCGGCCTGGACATGGTGGGCCTGACCGCGGGCGCCTGGCTGCCCGTGGACGACAGCTGCCGGGTCGACGGCAGCGACTGGCTGTACGCCGTCGGGGACGTCAACCACCGGGCCCTGCTGACCCATCAGGGCAAGTACCAGGCCCGTGTCGCGGGTGCCGCGATCACCGCACGGGCGCAGGGTGTCCCCCTGCTGGAGACCGACCGCTGGGGCGCCCACGCCGCGACCGCCGACCACGCGGCGGTCTCCCAGGTGGTCTTCACGGACCCGGAGGCGGCATCGGCCGGACTCACCCTCGCCGAGGCGGAGAGCGCCGGGTACCGGGTCAGAGCAGTGGACTACGACATGGCGGGCGTCGCGGGGGCGGGCCTGTACGCCGACGGGTACCGGGGCCGCGCCCGTATGGTCGTCGATCTCGACCGCGAGGTCCTCGTCGGCGCCACGTTCGTGGGCCCGGGAGTCAGCGAACTGCTGCACTCGGCGTCGGTCGCGATCGCGGGGGAGGTCCCCGTCGAGCGGCTGTGGCACGCGGTCCCGGCGTACCCGACGATCAGCGAGGTGTGGCTGCGGCTGCTGGAGACGTTCAGGGGATAGGAGCCGCCGTTAAGAAGTCATCTCATTTGGCTCATTTGGCGAGTCTGTTCACGGCGTCGCGGTCCGCGGCGTGAGCGGATCGGCGGTATTCCTTGGACGAGAGTCGACCGGGGCAAGTACACGATCGCGGCCAGCACCTCACGATCACCGTGCCGACGCCGACCGCCGCCCTGAGGCCGCGAGGGCGCCGCCGGTACCACCTGGTGAAGCCAAATGAGATGGCTTCTAAGGTCGATCGGGTGACTGCCGGGTCGGCCATGGGGCCACGCACGAGCGAGGTTCCAGCGGCCGAGGCATCGACGAGCGCGGCGGTGCTCAGGGGCCTGTGTCATCGCACCGCCGCGCCGGCGCTCACCGCCGGGTCTTGATCACCGTGCGCTGATCGGTGGGGAGTTGCGCGGTCTTCACTGTCAGCGTCCGCTTGGCCGAGTCATACGTCCATTTCACCGGCTTCCCGTTCACCGTCACTGACCGTGGGCGCTCGGCGTTCACGTAACTGAGGGTCCATGAACGAGACGTGACCCGGTCGGGATACGTCCCTTGCTGCGGCGAAACGGTGAGCGTGTCGCCGGCCGTGCGGATCGTCGTCGTCGCGTGTTCACCGCGCGAGTACTGCATGCCGTCGCCCGCGTCTTCGTACAGCGGGAAGGAGCTGTGGCCGCTGGAACCGACGGTGAGCGTGACGTGGTCCATGGGGGACTTGGCGTCGTAATCCTTGTAGTCCTGCTGGGGGAGGATGCCGCCGGAGCGGATCAGGACCGGCATTTCGTCCAGAGGCGTCGTCACGCGGACTGACTTCGGGCCGGTGTAGGTCTTGCCGGTGAAGTAGTCGGTCCAGGTGCCCGGTGGCACCCAGGGTGTGGACTTCCCGCCCGGCTCGGTGACCGGGGCGACCAGCACATCGTCGCCGAGGGTGTACTGGGTGGAGTGCTCGTACGCGGCCTTCTGCTCGGGGTAGTTGAGGTACAGGGGGCGGGCCATGGGCAGGCCGGTCCGGGTCGACTCGCGGGCCAGGGAGTAGAAGTACGGGGTGAGCGCGCCGCGCAGGCGGTCGAACTTCTCACCCGCTTCGCCGGCCTCGCCGCCGAATTCCCAGGGCAGGGACGCCTTTCCGCCGGAGTGGATGCGGTCGATGGGGGAGAAGGCGCCGAGCTGCATCCAACGGGCGTACAGCTCGGGGTTCTTGTCGGTCTCCTCGCCGTGGAAGGAGCCGATGTCGTGGCTGACATAAGGCAGGCCGATGTTGCCTTCGGAGGCGTTGATGCCGGCCGCGAAGGCGAGGGTCTCCCAGGTGGGCGAGGAGTCGCCGGTGAAGTGCATCGTCGAGCGGTGATCGGCCCAGGGTCCGGACGGGTAGCCACCGCCCAGACGCTGGTAGGAGGCGCCGATGCGGGAGAAGGCGAAGCCGCGCAGGCCGGTGGCCTCGGCGGTGTGGGCCGCGTACAGCTGGTTGATCAGGGTATCGGGGGTGATGCCCCGGCCGGTGGCGAGGGACGCGTCGCAGCACCAGTCGTTCCACCACAGGCGCACGCCTTGGGCGTCGTACGGCTTGTGCAGGTCGAAGAAGGCCTTGGCCTGGTCCGGGTCGGACCAGTCGAAGCCGTAGCAGTCGGCGCCAGAGTTGCAGGGGGTCTTGGAGAGTTGGCCGTTCGCGGTCAGCATGGCCTGGGGGAAGGCGGGGTCGGAGGCGTCGATGGAGGGGTGCGTGTTCAGGACGACGGGCAGGCCGTTGTCCTTGGCCCACTTCATGAAGGCGTCCGGGTCGGGGAAGAGGTCCTTGTTCCAGCCCGTCCAGCCGTTCCACCAGCCCGAGCCCTTGTAGTCCGTGTCGACGACCAGGGCGTCCAACGGCACCTTGTGGGAACGGAACTGGGCAAGGAGTTCCTTGTAGTCGTCGGTCGAATAGGCGTGCCAGCGGGAGAACCACAGGCCGAACGCCCAGCGCGGTAGCAGCGGTGCCGGTCCGGTCAGTGACTGCAGGTCGCGCAGGCCCTGCTTGTAGTCGTGTCCGTAGCCGAAGAGGTAGCCGTCCTGGTAGGCGGACTCCGGCCGTTCACGGCGGGGGGTGGGCTGCTGGCCGTCCCCGTTCGACAGCGCCGTTGCCGAGTCGTCGAGCAGGTACCAGCCGTCGCGGGAGAGCACGCCGTCGTTCAACTGGTAAGGAGCGGAAGGCGTGTTGTCCAGGCCGCGGGTCCAGCCGCCCAGGTTGGAGGTCTCACCCTTCGTCGCCGGGGTGGGGAAGGCGGCTTCGGCGGAGCGCGTGAGGGCGAAGGCGTCGATGTTCACCTTGCCCGTGTCGCCGTCGCGCATGGCGACCGTGATGTCGTCGATGCCATGCTTCAGCTCGACCGTGATCGGCTCGGAGACCTGGTACCTCTCCCAGTCGCCGGACGGTGTCATGGTGACCTGCTGCCGCCGGCCGCCTGCCTCGACGGACAGGGTGCGGTCCGTCGTCCGCCCGTCGGAAGCCTTGGCGTTGGAGTAGCGAAGGCGCAGGGTGTACCTGCCGTCGGCGGGCACGTTGCGTACGCGCACCGTCGAGGCTGCGCCCGCCTGCTCGTAGCCGGCGGTGACACCCCGCCCGTACGCCTTGGTGGACTGCCCGGGCGAGGTGTACTTCGCGCCGCCGGACATGGTGCCGTACTCCGTGTCGCACACCGCGCCGAACGTGCATGTCGACGTGGACTCGCCGAACTGCGGGTGGCCGGTGACCAGTTGGTCGCCTGCCGTGAGCCGTACTTCGGTGTTGTCCTGAGTGAAGGGCCCCGAGCCGAGCCGGTACCGCAAGGTGAGACCGCTGGTCCGGATCACCCGGTATCCGTTCTCCACGCGGGCGGTGTATGCGGGCGGCGAGAAGTCGCGCTGTACCGCGTTCACCGTCGGACGGTCCTCGAACCGGCCGTCCTTCGCGTACTCCATGCGCACCAGCGTGGGGGTGAGTACCTGGAAGCGGACGTCGTGGTCGATCACTGTGCCCTGAGCGGGACGCTGCCCGGGCTGCGCCTGCGCGCCTGTCGCCGCGGCCAGGGCGAGCAGTCCGCCCGCCGCCGCTGCCGCCAGGGCCTGGGTCGTGCGGGCGCCGCCCTGTCTGTCACCGAGATGTCGCATGCCGCGGGGTCTCCTCGTCTACCGGCGCCGCCGGTACGTGAGTGGAGGGAGAGGCGATTAGTTCGACTAGGCTCTGAACTAATTAGTCGGCTGTCAAGACGCTGACCGGCCTCGCGTAGCGTCGCCCTCTGCGGGCCCCGGATCCCCGGCGCGCTCTACGGCTGTTCGGCGTCGCGGTCCAGTCCTGCGCGGTAGGTGATGGTGGCAGCCCGCACCAGGGTCGCCGCGTCCAGTTCGGCCGGGATGTTGGTGACGTCTCCCTTGACCGTGCCGTCGGTGGTGCCTGCGTCAGCGGCGATCTCCGCGTTGGGCAGACTGCGGGAGAGCAGCACCAGGACATCCCGCTCACGGTCGCTCAGCGATTCCAGGCGGCGTTGGCGGCGTTGTTCGTCCGGTGAGACACGGGCCGGCCGGCGGGTGCGTGCTCCGAGAAGCCGTCGGGCGACGGCGGGGCGAGCGCCGCGTGCCCGGTGTGCACGCCGTGAATGGTACGTACGAGCTGGTCGGTCTCGGTGCGGCCCGACCTGCTCGGTGGGGCACCACGCCGGCACTCGGCCGCCGGTCAGCAGCGCTCGGTCCCGTGCGGCGCGGACCCTGAACTGTTCTTTCGCCTCACCGCACGGAGGATGTGAGAGTCCCGCCCGGGTCCTGGTACACGAGGTCGAGCGACAGATGCGCGCCCCCATGTGCCGCGGCACTGAACCCGAGGGTGGACACCATGACGGCGCATCCGCCTGCGTCAGGAGCCATGACGCGCTCGGCGAGTTCGCTCTGGACGCGGTCGACGAGGTAGTCGCCGAAGAAGGCGAAGTAGCCGCCGAGCACGATGGCCCGGGGGTTGAGGATGTCGGCAAGCACCGCCAGGCCGAGCCCCAGGCCGTCGGCGATCTCTTCCAGCGCCGTCACGGTGGCCGCGTCTCCGGCATCGCTGCGGCGTCTGAGTTCCGCGAGGCGCTGCTCCAGGTCCACGGTGGCATCACGCACCGGGTCGTCGGGTGCGGCGGCCTGATCGAGGAGGGCGTGCAGGCCGACCATGGTCTCCCAGCATCCGCGTCGACCGCAGACGCACACCTTGCCATCGGAGCTCAGGCGCATGTGGCCGATCTCGCCGGCGAATCCGGCCGATCCGCGAAGGAGCCTGCCGCCGGAGATGATGCCACCACCGACGCCGGTCTCGCCCGTCACGTAGATCAGGTCGTGGATATCGGAGGCTGAGGCGATCAAGTATTCGGCGATGGCGCCGAGTTTCGCGTCGTTCTCCAGGTGGACCGGAGGGGACTTCGGCCCCAGGCGTTGCCGCAGCGAGCCGACGACGTCGACATTCCGCCAGCCGATGTTGGGTGCGTACGAAACCACGCCGCTGTCGTGCTGAATCACGCCGGGCGCCGCGATCGTCACCGCTACCGCCCGCGAGCCGCTGCTGCGCAGCTTCCGGCAGACGACGTCGATCGCCTCCGCTGCCCGGTCGAGGACCCGGTCGGGGCCCTCGGCCCGGGCGTCGAGGGTGACGCGATGCTCGGCGGCGACGTCGCCGCGCAGATTCAGTGCGATCAAGAAGAGGTAATCGGCGCTGATCTCCAGGCCGATGCCGCAGATGGAGCGCCCGTCCATCTCGACGGTGCGGCTGGGCCTGCCGACGGCTCCCTCGCGGGCGGGCTCCCCCTCGCGGACCAGGCCGCGCTCCATCAACTCCGCGACCAGATTGGTGATCGTGGCTTTGGGCAGCCCCGTCTCCGCGGAGATCTGCGTGCGCGGCCGTGGACCCGCGTCGCGCAACAGGCGTAGCACCAGACCGAGATTCGCCCGGCGCAGAGACGCACGATCGGCTGCCCTGATCGGTCCGTCCCCGCCCAGGTCCCGTACGCCTGCTCCCCGTAGCCCTGTCCTCACTCGACCTCTCCCTCGTATACCTGCCTGCGCACCATGCCAACGTACGCGAGCCGTCAAGCGTGGCGCGAGGGGCTGGTTGCGCTGGTGCAACTTTCTTGCCCCACCCCGTTGACTTGGAAATATTAATTTCAGATCCTAGTCGAACTAATCCGTTCGGTGAGGGGGCGATGATGCAGGTGCGCAGCGCGACGGTGGTCGGTGCGGCGGTTGCGGTGTTGGTCGCGGTGTCCGGGTGTACGTCCGCGGAGAGCGGGTCGGACGCTTCGGGCGGCAAGGTCACGCTCGACTTCTGGGGCTGGGCTCCGGGCTACGAGAAGGTTGTCGCGGAGTTCAACAAGACCCACCCGGACATCAGGGTCGACTTCCAGAAGACGGCTGCGGGCTCCAAGGGCGGTTACACCAAGATGCTCACGGCCGCGAAGGCAGGCAACGCACCGTGTCTGGCCATGGTGGGCTACGAGACGGTTCCGAGCTTCGTGGCCGCAGGCGCCTTGGCGGACATCACCAAGTACGCC
This genomic interval carries:
- a CDS encoding TIM-barrel domain-containing protein, yielding MRHLGDRQGGARTTQALAAAAAGGLLALAAATGAQAQPGQRPAQGTVIDHDVRFQVLTPTLVRMEYAKDGRFEDRPTVNAVQRDFSPPAYTARVENGYRVIRTSGLTLRYRLGSGPFTQDNTEVRLTAGDQLVTGHPQFGESTSTCTFGAVCDTEYGTMSGGAKYTSPGQSTKAYGRGVTAGYEQAGAASTVRVRNVPADGRYTLRLRYSNAKASDGRTTDRTLSVEAGGRRQQVTMTPSGDWERYQVSEPITVELKHGIDDITVAMRDGDTGKVNIDAFALTRSAEAAFPTPATKGETSNLGGWTRGLDNTPSAPYQLNDGVLSRDGWYLLDDSATALSNGDGQQPTPRRERPESAYQDGYLFGYGHDYKQGLRDLQSLTGPAPLLPRWAFGLWFSRWHAYSTDDYKELLAQFRSHKVPLDALVVDTDYKGSGWWNGWTGWNKDLFPDPDAFMKWAKDNGLPVVLNTHPSIDASDPAFPQAMLTANGQLSKTPCNSGADCYGFDWSDPDQAKAFFDLHKPYDAQGVRLWWNDWCCDASLATGRGITPDTLINQLYAAHTAEATGLRGFAFSRIGASYQRLGGGYPSGPWADHRSTMHFTGDSSPTWETLAFAAGINASEGNIGLPYVSHDIGSFHGEETDKNPELYARWMQLGAFSPIDRIHSGGKASLPWEFGGEAGEAGEKFDRLRGALTPYFYSLARESTRTGLPMARPLYLNYPEQKAAYEHSTQYTLGDDVLVAPVTEPGGKSTPWVPPGTWTDYFTGKTYTGPKSVRVTTPLDEMPVLIRSGGILPQQDYKDYDAKSPMDHVTLTVGSSGHSSFPLYEDAGDGMQYSRGEHATTTIRTAGDTLTVSPQQGTYPDRVTSRSWTLSYVNAERPRSVTVNGKPVKWTYDSAKRTLTVKTAQLPTDQRTVIKTRR
- a CDS encoding ROK family transcriptional regulator → MRTGLRGAGVRDLGGDGPIRAADRASLRRANLGLVLRLLRDAGPRPRTQISAETGLPKATITNLVAELMERGLVREGEPAREGAVGRPSRTVEMDGRSICGIGLEISADYLFLIALNLRGDVAAEHRVTLDARAEGPDRVLDRAAEAIDVVCRKLRSSGSRAVAVTIAAPGVIQHDSGVVSYAPNIGWRNVDVVGSLRQRLGPKSPPVHLENDAKLGAIAEYLIASASDIHDLIYVTGETGVGGGIISGGRLLRGSAGFAGEIGHMRLSSDGKVCVCGRRGCWETMVGLHALLDQAAAPDDPVRDATVDLEQRLAELRRRSDAGDAATVTALEEIADGLGLGLAVLADILNPRAIVLGGYFAFFGDYLVDRVQSELAERVMAPDAGGCAVMVSTLGFSAAAHGGAHLSLDLVYQDPGGTLTSSVR
- the trxA gene encoding thioredoxin; translation: MTTVELTKENFDDVVTDNDFVLIDFWASWCGPCRQFAPVYEGASERHDDLVFAKVDTEAQQELAAAFEIRSIPTLMIVRDNVAVFSQPGALPEAALEDVIGQARALDMDEVRKSVENAKEA
- a CDS encoding glycosyl hydrolase family 18 protein encodes the protein MITARTSRKALSLTALVCALATALPSSAVASGPRDTPDTGAAHRTASAWLPYWDQENAYQDALRHAGQLHTVSPFWYKAAAADRIEGHPGAGDARIITGLHRAGIDVVPTVMDMDTMKPGELARILTTPALRAAHTAALVRLARSHGYDGIDLDYETITTTATPEYRKVRSAYAAFVTGLCAKLHAARKQCVVTVSPQTAATGRIWDYAAIGRAADRMRIMAYDLHWSGGPPGPLSSTAWYGEILRRATAVVPPGKIEMALPGYGWDWPADGSRSARHVTWKQAEALRRKVGAPYALDPASGTPHFTYRDGDEPRAVWYQDARGASVQLAAVRKYGVHNTSLWALGFEDPGLWKVLARQ
- a CDS encoding thiolase family protein, with the protein product MSIRDVYIVDAVRTPVGKFAGALSGVRPDDLAAHVVRSLVDRTPDLDPSRIDDVYFGDANGAGEDNRDVARMAVLLAGLPVSVPGVTVNRLCGSGLEAVIQAARAVAVGDASVAVAGGVESMSRAPWVLQKPERAFPAGHQQLHSTTLGWRMTNSRMPEEWTVPLGEGAELIADKHGISREQQDAFALASHGKAAAAWDAGHYDGEVVAYDGVDLVRDECIRAESSMEALARLKPAFRKDGTVTAGNASPLNDGAAALLLVDDEGLRATGREPLARIRASAVTGVEPQLFGLGPVEAVRRALAKAGREFADLTTFELNEAFAAQSLGCLAEWPELDPAVVNPRGGAIAIGHPLGASGARLAGSVAHQLAAAGSGTGLAALCIGVGQGLALVLER
- a CDS encoding dihydrolipoyl dehydrogenase family protein, whose protein sequence is MTDGMKNTVYDVVVIGAGPVGENVADRARAGGLSTAVVESELVGGECSYWACMPSKALLRPVTARADARRVPGLRGAVRGPLDVAEVLAHRDAYASHWKDDGQVAWLADIGVDLYRGQGRLTGRRTVVVTGPAGEQRQLTARHAVAVCTGSRAVIPELPGLAGARPWTSREATSARAVPGRLVIVGGGVVATEMATVWQALGSRVTMLVRGGGLLPRMEPFAGELVASALKEAGADLRFHTSAASVERGDGPVTVVLEGGERIEADEILVATGRAPRTDDIGLDMVGLTAGAWLPVDDSCRVDGSDWLYAVGDVNHRALLTHQGKYQARVAGAAITARAQGVPLLETDRWGAHAATADHAAVSQVVFTDPEAASAGLTLAEAESAGYRVRAVDYDMAGVAGAGLYADGYRGRARMVVDLDREVLVGATFVGPGVSELLHSASVAIAGEVPVERLWHAVPAYPTISEVWLRLLETFRG